A single region of the Chitinophaga niabensis genome encodes:
- a CDS encoding glycoside hydrolase family 10 protein has protein sequence MNKRDFMKSLGLGSLAFIQPATLISSVPVPPKKVQHRVWINPDHKDTAAELKQRYQEYKQAGIGVIYFEEDSPLHFKTAKEAGIAAHRWFWTMNRGDKDLLANHPEWYSQNRKGESCATHPPYVGYYRFLCPNKEGVVEHLKKQAEEILSKDYVDGLHLDYIRFVDVILPVNLWENYKIDQSRELPEYDFCYCETCRSKYKTAYGIDPLEIEYPDQSPSWRKFRYDSITNVVRNMSAVAHQHKKPITAAVFPTPEIAKRIVRQDWVNWPLDAVCPMIYHGFYRESVQWIGDAVSEGVKALRGSFPLYAGLYLPDFKGDDEQVRQGIKLALENGAAGVSIFGKLTPSLLNVLRSTVS, from the coding sequence ATGAATAAACGCGACTTCATGAAATCGCTGGGGCTGGGAAGCCTCGCATTCATTCAACCTGCCACGCTGATCTCATCGGTTCCTGTTCCACCTAAAAAGGTGCAGCACAGGGTATGGATCAACCCCGATCATAAGGACACTGCTGCTGAATTGAAACAGCGCTACCAGGAATATAAACAGGCAGGGATTGGTGTGATCTATTTTGAAGAAGACAGTCCCCTGCATTTCAAAACCGCTAAAGAAGCCGGCATTGCTGCCCATCGCTGGTTCTGGACCATGAACAGAGGTGATAAGGACCTGCTGGCAAACCATCCGGAATGGTATTCGCAGAACAGGAAAGGGGAGTCCTGTGCTACACATCCGCCCTATGTTGGGTACTATCGTTTCCTTTGCCCGAATAAGGAAGGGGTGGTGGAACATTTGAAGAAACAGGCGGAAGAGATCTTGTCAAAAGACTATGTAGATGGCCTTCATCTTGATTATATCCGTTTTGTAGATGTAATACTGCCGGTGAACCTCTGGGAGAACTATAAAATTGACCAGTCGCGTGAGTTGCCGGAATACGATTTCTGCTATTGCGAAACCTGCCGCAGTAAATATAAAACCGCCTATGGCATAGATCCTTTAGAAATAGAATATCCTGATCAAAGCCCTTCCTGGCGTAAGTTCCGATACGACAGTATCACCAATGTGGTCCGCAACATGTCCGCCGTAGCGCATCAGCATAAAAAGCCCATTACGGCAGCCGTATTTCCCACACCGGAGATCGCAAAACGTATTGTTCGGCAGGATTGGGTGAACTGGCCTTTGGATGCCGTTTGTCCCATGATCTATCATGGTTTCTACCGGGAAAGTGTGCAATGGATAGGTGATGCGGTATCGGAGGGTGTGAAGGCCTTACGTGGGAGTTTTCCGCTCTACGCAGGACTGTACCTCCCGGATTTTAAGGGGGATGATGAACAGGTCCGCCAGGGTATTAAGCTGGCCCTGGAGAATGGGGCCGCCGGGGTGTCTATCTTTGGGAAACTGACCCCTTCCTTATTGAATGTATTAAGGAGTACTGTATCTTGA
- a CDS encoding carbohydrate-binding family 9-like protein: protein MHRFCLILIVLLAGVLSVSAQAPRHYICYRTTGTTLDWQNIPWTEDFLDIEGTAKPNPLYRTRVKMQWDDTCLYILAELEEPHIRATLRQRDTIIFHDNDFEVFIDPDGDTHQYYEIEINALNTVMDLFMVKPYRNGGQAMINWDAKGLRTAVRFNGTLNNPADKDTSWTVEMAIPFRALAFYGRRSPVQDGSTWRINFSRVQWQMDIVEGQYVKRPHTPEYNWVWSPQGMINMHAPERWGYLQFSVQRPGVFKEPVTTAAVNELWDIYYRQKQYWEQHRSYAKNTEALGINSAAVIEGTTLQFSASIREAGYIIIINQEGKITSRHE, encoded by the coding sequence TTTTGTTTAATATTGATCGTGTTGCTGGCAGGTGTTTTAAGTGTGAGCGCGCAGGCTCCCCGTCATTACATCTGTTACCGCACGACCGGCACAACTTTAGACTGGCAAAACATCCCCTGGACAGAAGATTTCCTGGATATAGAAGGCACCGCCAAACCCAATCCGCTCTACCGTACCCGCGTGAAAATGCAATGGGATGATACCTGCCTCTATATACTGGCAGAACTGGAAGAACCACATATCCGGGCCACCCTCCGTCAAAGAGATACCATCATCTTCCATGACAACGACTTTGAAGTGTTCATTGACCCGGACGGGGACACCCATCAATATTACGAGATAGAGATCAACGCCCTCAATACGGTAATGGACCTGTTCATGGTAAAACCCTACCGCAACGGCGGGCAGGCTATGATCAACTGGGATGCAAAAGGGCTGCGAACAGCAGTACGGTTCAATGGTACCTTGAATAACCCGGCAGACAAGGATACCTCCTGGACAGTGGAAATGGCCATCCCTTTCAGGGCACTGGCTTTCTATGGCCGCCGCTCCCCGGTACAGGATGGCAGTACCTGGCGGATCAACTTCTCCCGAGTGCAATGGCAAATGGATATTGTGGAAGGGCAGTATGTTAAACGGCCCCATACACCTGAATATAATTGGGTATGGTCCCCACAGGGCATGATCAATATGCATGCACCTGAGCGCTGGGGGTATCTTCAATTCAGCGTGCAGCGCCCCGGTGTTTTCAAAGAACCAGTAACAACTGCAGCAGTGAATGAGCTATGGGATATCTATTACCGCCAGAAGCAATATTGGGAACAACATAGATCGTATGCAAAAAATACGGAGGCATTAGGCATCAATTCCGCCGCCGTTATAGAAGGCACTACTTTACAATTTTCGGCATCCATCCGGGAAGCCGGTTACATTATCATTATTAACCAGGAAGGAAAAATCACATCTCGCCATGAATAA